A DNA window from Pyrus communis chromosome 3, drPyrComm1.1, whole genome shotgun sequence contains the following coding sequences:
- the LOC137730332 gene encoding senescence-specific cysteine protease SAG12-like gives MAFERNLLIVTILITLGTLASEATSRTLYQASIATKHEQWMKKHGRVYQDSAEKERRFQIFKNNVEFVEKFNSEGNMTYSLCINRFSDMTYDEFLRHYTGYKQPTESTSSAAASFTYENLSPADVPQSIDWRERRAVTPVKFQGSCGCCWAFAAVAAVEGITQIKTGKLTSLSEQQLVNCDTDNNGCQGGRAVNALAYIQRNGGITVEENYPYQSLDGSVGTCDMNKENEAAAQITSYAEVPPNSETDLLKTVSMQPVSVSIHASPAFQHYSGGVFTGDDCGTELNHAVTIIGYGTAEDGTPYWLIKNSWSDKWGESGYMKILRNADAPGGVCGLAIRPCYPTM, from the exons ATGGCTTTTGAAAGAAACCTTTTGATTGTTACCATACTCATCACCTTGGGGACCTTGGCATCTGAAGCCACGTCTCGCACATTGTACCAAGCTTCCATTGCTACAAAACATGAGCAGTGGATGAAAAAGCATGGACGCGTTTACCAGGACAGCGCGGAGAAGGAAAGGCGTTTCCAGATTTTCAAAAACAATGTGGAGTTTGTCGAGAAATTCAACAGTGAAGGGAACATGACTTACAGCCTATGCATCAACCGATTTTCGGATATGACCTATGATGAATTCCTCAGGCATTATACTGGATACAAGCAGCCCACTGAATCAACCTCATCCGCAGCTGCATCTTTTACATACGAAAACCTAAGCCCAGCTGATGTTCCCCAAAGCATTGACTGGAGGGAGAGGAGAGCAGTTACTCCAGTAAAATTTCAAGGGAGCTGTG GTTGTTGCTGGGCATTTGCCGCAGTGGCAGCAGTCGAAGGGATTACCCAAATCAAAACTGGCAAATTGACCTCACTGTCCGAGCAACAACTTGTGAACTGTGATACAGATAACAATGGCTGCCAAGGTGGTCGGGCAGTTAATGCCCTTGCATACATTCAACGAAACGGAGGAATCACCGTTGAAGAAAATTACCCATACCAGAGTTTAGATGGCAGTGTCGGAACATGTGATATGAACAAGGAAAATGAGGCTGCTGCCCAGATCACTAGTTATGCAGAGGTACCTCCCAACAGTGAAACCGATCTACTCAAGACTGTGTCCATGCAACCAGTCTCCGTTTCCATCCATGCCTCACCAGCCTTTCAGCATTATTCAGGCGGGGTGTTCACGGGCGATGATTGTGGGACAGAATTGAACCACGCTGTTACCATCATTGGGTATGGGACAGCTGAAGATGGCACCCCCTATTGGTTAATCAAGAATTCATGGTCCGATAAGTGGGGTGAGAGTGGCTACATGAAGATTCTTAGAAACGCTGATGCCCCAGGTGGTGTTTGTGGCCTCGCTATAAGACCTTGCTATCCGACTATGTAA
- the LOC137727238 gene encoding senescence-specific cysteine protease SAG12-like, giving the protein MAFERNLLIVTILITLGTLASEATSRTLYQASIAAKHVQWMKKHGRVYQDSTEKERRFQIFKNNVEFVEKFNSEGNMTYSLCINRFSDMTYDEFLRHYTGYKQPTESTSSAAASFTYENLSPADVPQSIDWREKRAVTPVKFQGSCGCCWAFAAVAAVEGITQIKTGKLISLSEQQLVDCDTDNNGCQGGRAVNALAYIQRNGGITGEENYPYQSLDGSVGTCDMNKENEAAAQITSYAEVPPNSETDLLKTVSMQPVSVSIHASPAFQHYSRGVFTGDDCGTELNHAVTIIGYGTAEDGTPYWLIKNSWSDTWGESGYMKILRNAEAPGGVCGLAIRPCYPTM; this is encoded by the exons ATGGCTTTTGAAAGAAACCTTTTGATTGTTACCATACTCATCACCTTGGGGACCTTGGCATCTGAAGCCACGTCCCGCACATTGTACCAAGCTTCCATTGCTGCAAAACATGTGCAGTGGATGAAAAAGCATGGACGCGTTTACCAGGACAGCACAGAGAAGGAAAGGCGTTTCCAGATTTTCAAAAACAATGTGGAGTTTGTCGAGAAATTCAACAGTGAAGGGAACATGACTTACAGCCTATGCATCAACCGATTTTCGGATATGACCTATGATGAATTCCTCAGGCATTATACTGGATACAAGCAGCCCACTGAATCAACCTCATCCGCAGCTGCATCTTTTACATACGAAAACCTAAGCCCAGCTGATGTTCCCCAAAGCATTGACTGGAGGGAGAAGAGAGCAGTTACTCCAGTAAAATTTCAAGGGAGCTGTG GTTGTTGCTGGGCATTTGCCGCAGTGGCAGCAGTCGAAGGGATTACCCAAATCAAAACTGGCAAATTGATCTCACTGTCCGAGCAACAACTTGTGGACTGTGATACAGATAACAATGGCTGCCAAGGTGGTCGGGCAGTTAATGCCCTTGCATACATTCAACGAAACGGAGGAATCACAGGTGAAGAAAATTACCCATACCAGAGTTTAGATGGCAGTGTCGGAACATGTGATATGAACAAGGAAAATGAGGCTGCTGCCCAGATCACTAGTTATGCAGAGGTGCCTCCCAACAGTGAAACCGATCTACTCAAGACTGTGTCCATGCAACCAGTCTCCGTTTCCATCCATGCCTCACCAGCCTTTCAGCATTATTCGCGCGGGGTGTTCACTGGTGATGATTGTGGGACAGAATTGAACCACGCTGTTACCATCATTGGGTATGGGACAGCTGAAGATGGCACCCCCTATTGGTTAATCAAGAATTCATGGTCCGATACGTGGGGTGAGAGTGGCTACATGAAGATTCTTAGAAACGCTGAGGCCCCAGGTGGTGTTTGTGGCCTCGCTATAAGACCTTGCTATCCGACTATGTAA